Proteins encoded in a region of the Clostridium butyricum genome:
- the asrB gene encoding anaerobic sulfite reductase subunit AsrB, with protein sequence MKNEYIPFISEIKEVIKHTDIEYTFRMTYEGDVKPGQFFEVSLPKFGEAPISVSGIGKGTVDLTIRRVGKVTNEIFTNYVGDKLFLRGPYGNGFDVNNYKGKEITVVAGGTGLSPVRGVVEYFAENREEAENFNLICGFKSPEDILFKDDLKLWEDKMNLILTVDKAHEGYAGNTGLVTTFIPELEIKDIKNTAFIVVGPPMMMKFTVLEILKRGVPEENIWISHERKMCCGLGKCGHCKIDDTYICLDGPVFNYTKGKNLVD encoded by the coding sequence ATGAAGAACGAATATATCCCATTTATATCAGAAATAAAAGAAGTTATTAAGCATACAGATATTGAATACACATTCAGAATGACTTATGAAGGTGATGTAAAGCCAGGTCAATTCTTTGAAGTATCTCTTCCTAAGTTTGGAGAAGCTCCAATCTCAGTAAGTGGAATAGGAAAAGGAACAGTAGATTTAACCATAAGAAGAGTTGGTAAAGTTACAAATGAAATATTTACAAATTACGTAGGAGATAAATTATTTCTTAGAGGACCTTACGGAAATGGATTTGATGTAAACAACTATAAGGGCAAAGAAATAACAGTAGTTGCTGGAGGAACAGGTCTTTCACCAGTAAGAGGAGTTGTAGAATATTTTGCAGAAAACAGAGAGGAAGCAGAAAACTTCAACTTGATCTGTGGATTTAAGTCTCCAGAAGACATATTGTTCAAAGATGACTTGAAATTATGGGAAGATAAGATGAATCTTATTTTAACTGTTGATAAAGCACACGAAGGATATGCTGGAAATACAGGACTTGTTACAACATTTATTCCAGAACTTGAAATTAAAGATATAAAAAATACTGCATTCATAGTAGTTGGACCTCCAATGATGATGAAATTTACAGTACTTGAAATATTAAAAAGAGGAGTTCCAGAAGAAAATATATGGATTTCTCATGAAAGAAAAATGTGTTGTGGACTTGGAAAATGTGGACACTGTAAAATAGATGATACTTACATCTGCTTAGATGGACCAGTATTCAATTACACTAAGGGTAAAAACTTAGTTGATTAA
- the asrC gene encoding sulfite reductase subunit C, whose amino-acid sequence MDINTKKLKKNAFRVSKVRGIGASRIRVPGGLLKSEVLGMVQEIADKYGNGLVHLTTRQGFEIEGIKYEHMDEVTKMLQPIIESLEINLNETDKGYTASGTRNISACIGNKVCPFANYDTAEFAKRIEKAVFPNDLHFKIALTGCSNDCAKARMHDFGIIGMTEPQYDMNRCVSCGACVKACKSLSVGALSVENYRVVRNKEKCIGCGVCVTKCPTRAFTRSKDKYYKLTIMGRTGKKNPRLGEDFLIWVDEESIKKIILNTYKFVDKYIDPNAPARKEHIGYIIDRVGFEEYKKWALDGVELGPKTIMKHCVHWSGINFNSIDN is encoded by the coding sequence ATGGATATTAATACAAAGAAACTTAAGAAAAATGCCTTTAGAGTTTCTAAGGTAAGAGGTATTGGAGCTTCAAGAATCAGAGTACCAGGCGGCCTTTTAAAATCTGAAGTTCTAGGAATGGTTCAGGAAATAGCTGATAAGTATGGAAATGGATTAGTACATTTAACTACAAGACAGGGTTTTGAAATTGAAGGTATAAAATATGAACATATGGATGAAGTAACAAAAATGCTTCAACCTATAATAGAAAGTCTTGAAATAAATTTAAATGAAACTGATAAGGGGTATACTGCATCAGGAACAAGAAATATAAGTGCATGTATAGGTAATAAGGTATGTCCTTTTGCTAACTATGATACTGCAGAATTTGCTAAGAGAATAGAAAAGGCAGTATTCCCAAATGACCTTCATTTCAAAATAGCATTAACAGGATGTTCAAATGATTGTGCAAAAGCTAGAATGCATGATTTTGGAATAATAGGGATGACAGAACCACAGTATGATATGAATAGATGTGTAAGTTGCGGAGCTTGTGTTAAAGCATGTAAAAGTCTTTCTGTTGGAGCATTATCTGTTGAAAATTACAGAGTTGTAAGAAATAAAGAAAAATGTATTGGATGCGGAGTATGTGTTACTAAATGTCCTACAAGAGCATTTACAAGAAGCAAGGATAAATACTACAAGTTAACTATAATGGGTAGAACAGGTAAGAAAAATCCTAGGCTTGGAGAAGATTTCTTAATTTGGGTTGATGAAGAAAGTATAAAGAAAATAATATTAAATACTTATAAGTTTGTTGATAAGTATATTGATCCAAATGCACCAGCAAGAAAAGAACATATTGGTTATATAATTGATAGAGTTGGATTTGAAGAGTATAAGAAATGGGCTCTTGATGGAGTTGAACTTGGACCAAAGACAATAATGAAACATTGTGTACATTGGAGTGGAATAAACTTTAATTCAATTGATAACTAA
- a CDS encoding molybdopterin oxidoreductase family protein, translating into MKRVQSTCNFCALDCNIDFYVEDNKIVKVVPTKGYPVNDGFSCIKGLSLDKQQTVVKGSKLPKVRQKDGSFKTMEWDDTFKYVADKFIEIKEKYGSESIAGISTGQLTLEEFALLGHVMRNHLKANLDGNTRLCMATAVVAHKQSYGFDSPPYTLNDVELSDTVILIGANPVVAHPILWDRIRSNKNKKLIVIDPRKSETAQHADYWYGLKGKSDLALFYTVANILIEKGYVNKEYIENYTEGYEDFKEFAKAYTLEKGSEITGLKEEQILELVELIHEGKRVSFWWTMGVNQGYEAVRTAQAIINLALMTGNIGRPGTGANSLTGQCNAMGSRAYSNTAGLYGGGDFDNPVRRKRVAEVLGVDESVLAQKPTAPYNVIVEKIISGEIKALWVVCTNPRHSWTNNKTFMKAVENLELFVVQDIYDDTDSAKICDVYLPVVPGIKKEGSYINTERRISAMRPALEKEENEKTDYEVMLGIGKALGMGDLLDKWQTPRDAFNLMKECSRNMPCDMTGVDYDGLVDSNGIQWPFREGEELKEDQRRLFEDNLFYTPSKKAKFIFEDVKENPLPTSEEFPLIFNTGRGTVGQWHTQTRTREVRFIEDVSIDTAYIFMNTKLAEEKNIKENDMIRVNSINGESADFMVKITDNQRYEELYAPMHYLECNKLTPSIYDPYSKEPSYKTTPINIEKL; encoded by the coding sequence ATGAAAAGAGTTCAATCGACTTGTAATTTTTGTGCTCTGGACTGCAACATAGATTTCTATGTTGAAGACAACAAAATAGTAAAGGTTGTACCCACTAAAGGATATCCTGTAAATGATGGATTTTCGTGTATTAAAGGACTTTCGCTAGATAAGCAACAGACTGTAGTAAAAGGATCAAAACTTCCAAAAGTAAGACAAAAAGATGGTTCTTTTAAAACTATGGAATGGGATGATACTTTTAAATATGTTGCAGATAAATTCATTGAAATCAAAGAGAAATATGGAAGTGAAAGTATTGCAGGTATTAGTACAGGGCAGCTTACTTTAGAAGAGTTTGCATTACTTGGACATGTAATGAGAAATCATTTAAAAGCTAATCTTGACGGAAATACAAGACTTTGTATGGCAACTGCCGTTGTAGCTCATAAGCAGAGTTATGGTTTTGATTCTCCACCATACACATTAAATGATGTTGAACTTTCAGATACAGTAATTTTAATAGGTGCAAATCCAGTTGTTGCGCATCCTATATTATGGGACAGAATAAGAAGTAACAAGAATAAAAAACTTATAGTAATAGATCCAAGAAAATCAGAAACAGCACAACATGCTGACTATTGGTATGGATTAAAAGGTAAAAGTGATTTGGCTTTATTTTATACAGTAGCAAATATTCTTATTGAAAAGGGATATGTAAATAAAGAATATATAGAAAATTATACTGAAGGATATGAAGATTTTAAAGAATTTGCTAAGGCATATACATTGGAAAAAGGTTCAGAAATTACAGGATTAAAAGAAGAACAAATTTTAGAACTTGTAGAGTTAATTCATGAAGGAAAAAGAGTTTCATTCTGGTGGACAATGGGTGTTAATCAAGGGTATGAAGCTGTTAGAACAGCTCAAGCTATAATAAATTTAGCACTTATGACTGGAAATATTGGAAGACCAGGAACAGGAGCAAATTCACTTACAGGACAGTGTAATGCTATGGGCTCTCGTGCATATAGCAACACAGCAGGACTTTATGGTGGTGGAGACTTTGATAATCCCGTAAGAAGAAAAAGGGTTGCAGAGGTTTTAGGCGTAGACGAAAGCGTATTAGCCCAGAAGCCAACAGCACCATACAATGTAATAGTTGAAAAGATAATTTCAGGTGAAATAAAAGCTTTATGGGTAGTATGTACAAATCCAAGACATTCATGGACTAATAATAAGACATTTATGAAAGCTGTAGAAAACTTAGAGTTATTTGTAGTTCAAGACATATATGATGATACGGATAGTGCTAAGATCTGTGATGTTTATTTACCTGTAGTTCCAGGAATTAAAAAAGAAGGATCATATATAAATACTGAAAGACGTATTTCAGCAATGAGACCAGCGCTTGAAAAAGAAGAAAATGAAAAGACTGATTATGAGGTAATGCTTGGAATAGGTAAAGCATTAGGAATGGGAGATTTACTTGATAAGTGGCAAACACCAAGAGATGCTTTTAATCTTATGAAAGAATGTTCAAGAAACATGCCATGTGATATGACAGGTGTTGACTACGATGGGTTAGTAGATTCAAACGGAATACAATGGCCGTTTAGAGAAGGAGAAGAATTGAAAGAAGATCAAAGACGTTTATTTGAAGATAATCTTTTCTATACTCCATCTAAGAAAGCTAAATTCATATTTGAAGATGTTAAGGAAAATCCGTTACCTACAAGTGAAGAATTCCCTTTAATATTTAATACAGGAAGAGGAACAGTAGGACAATGGCATACTCAAACTAGAACAAGAGAAGTAAGATTTATTGAGGATGTAAGCATAGATACAGCATATATATTTATGAACACTAAACTTGCTGAAGAAAAAAATATAAAAGAAAATGATATGATAAGAGTTAATTCTATAAATGGTGAATCTGCAGATTTTATGGTTAAAATTACAGATAATCAAAGATATGAAGAACTTTATGCTCCAATGCATTATTTAGAATGTAATAAGTTAACTCCATCAATATATGATCCATATTCAAAAGAACCATCATATAAAACTACACCGATTAATATAGAGAAACTTTAG
- a CDS encoding 4Fe-4S dicluster domain-containing protein, with protein sequence MKRIKIDRSKCIGCLTCVTACVVSHESCDSRNRVTIDSKTKAAPIFCRHCDRPECVYTCMTGAMHKNDENGFVEYDKDRCASCYMCIMACPYGVLKADRLKQKEIMKCDMCTSCSEKDGSKPMCVEKCPMGAITLQEV encoded by the coding sequence ATGAAGAGAATAAAAATAGACAGAAGTAAGTGTATCGGATGTTTAACTTGTGTTACAGCATGTGTAGTAAGTCATGAAAGCTGTGATTCAAGAAACAGAGTAACAATTGACAGTAAGACTAAAGCAGCTCCTATTTTCTGCCGTCACTGTGATAGACCTGAGTGTGTATACACATGTATGACAGGAGCAATGCATAAAAATGATGAAAATGGCTTTGTTGAATATGACAAAGACAGATGTGCAAGTTGTTATATGTGTATAATGGCATGTCCTTATGGCGTTCTTAAGGCAGATAGATTAAAGCAGAAGGAAATAATGAAATGTGACATGTGCACTAGTTGTAGTGAAAAAGATGGAAGCAAACCAATGTGTGTTGAAAAATGCCCAATGGGTGCTATAACTTTACAGGAGGTTTAG
- a CDS encoding NAD(P)/FAD-dependent oxidoreductase: MKYVVLGASAAGISGARQLRALDKDADITLVSKDDKIYSRCILHHYMEGIRDVKKLEFVEDNFIEKNNINWIKGISATGVDVNKKYVTLENGNSIEYDKLLIATGAHTFFPPIPHLKTAKNSIGFRNFDDCEKIMEMSKNCKNIVVMGAGLVGIDVISGLLHTDCNVSLVEMQDRMLSIQLDKKAASVYEEAYSAKGVKQYYEKGVKELIVDEDGNIKEILLTSGETIPCDLLICAAGVRANVEFLQNSEIECDKFGLVIDTQGKTNVKDVFGAGDVTGRNPIWPTAVKEGIIAANNMCGINSEMTDFFASKSTMNFLGIPTMSLGINTPPDETYQVEIESDDDGNYKKIIHKDGKIYGAILQGDLSYSGVLTQLIKRKIDVSKIEKPLFKIDYSDFFNEKSNFEFYYEEV; this comes from the coding sequence ATGAAATACGTTGTACTTGGAGCTTCAGCAGCTGGAATAAGCGGAGCGAGGCAATTAAGAGCTTTAGATAAAGATGCAGATATAACTTTAGTTTCAAAGGATGATAAAATTTATTCAAGATGCATTCTTCATCACTATATGGAAGGCATAAGAGATGTAAAGAAGCTTGAATTTGTTGAAGATAACTTCATAGAAAAAAATAATATTAACTGGATTAAAGGTATTTCAGCTACAGGTGTTGATGTAAACAAGAAATATGTAACTCTTGAAAATGGTAATAGTATAGAATATGATAAGCTTCTTATTGCAACGGGAGCACATACATTCTTTCCACCAATACCTCATTTAAAAACTGCAAAAAATTCAATTGGATTCCGTAACTTTGATGATTGTGAAAAAATTATGGAGATGTCTAAAAACTGTAAGAACATAGTTGTTATGGGAGCAGGTCTTGTTGGAATAGATGTTATTTCAGGTCTTTTACATACTGATTGCAATGTTTCTTTAGTAGAAATGCAGGATAGAATGCTTTCAATTCAGCTTGATAAAAAAGCTGCATCTGTTTATGAAGAAGCATATAGTGCAAAGGGTGTAAAACAGTATTATGAAAAAGGTGTAAAAGAACTTATTGTTGATGAGGATGGAAATATAAAAGAAATTTTATTAACAAGCGGAGAAACTATTCCTTGTGATTTATTAATATGTGCAGCTGGTGTAAGAGCTAATGTAGAATTTTTACAAAATAGCGAAATAGAATGTGATAAGTTTGGATTAGTAATAGATACACAAGGAAAGACTAATGTTAAAGATGTTTTCGGAGCAGGAGATGTAACAGGTAGAAACCCAATCTGGCCAACTGCTGTTAAAGAAGGTATAATAGCTGCAAATAATATGTGTGGTATAAATTCAGAAATGACAGATTTCTTTGCAAGTAAGTCAACAATGAATTTCTTAGGTATTCCAACAATGTCACTTGGAATAAATACTCCTCCAGATGAAACTTATCAGGTTGAAATTGAAAGTGATGATGATGGAAACTACAAGAAAATAATTCATAAGGATGGGAAGATTTATGGAGCTATTCTTCAAGGTGATTTATCATATTCAGGCGTATTAACTCAGCTTATAAAAAGAAAAATAGATGTATCTAAAATAGAAAAACCATTGTTTAAAATAGATTATTCTGATTTCTTTAATGAAAAATCAAATTTTGAATTCTATTATGAAGAAGTTTAA
- a CDS encoding TDT family transporter yields MFAVAVIMIAYTAKIFGHNKTVFKEYSNTVPASLYAGFTMLTMILGSYIFDFNATIGKAVWFIGLILHAIHILVFTYRNVIKGVNIDTFVPSWFVTYNGIMVSTVVGGVMNEPFICKIVVYYGICVFALIIPFMIYRLAKHPIKNPMYHTQAIVLAPSSLCLVSYINFIKEPNMILAYALYFAVLCALIFIIYKMPGFFSFEFNPGFAGLTFPMAIGIVASTKMAGLLTAQGYEFLGNIAKQISGIQIYMTTAIISFVLYNFARMLVRSYKK; encoded by the coding sequence ATATTTGCAGTTGCAGTAATAATGATTGCTTATACTGCAAAAATATTTGGACATAATAAGACTGTATTTAAAGAATATAGTAATACAGTACCGGCGAGTTTATATGCTGGGTTCACAATGCTTACAATGATACTTGGTTCTTATATATTTGATTTTAATGCTACAATTGGTAAAGCTGTATGGTTTATAGGATTAATCCTTCATGCTATCCACATATTAGTTTTTACATACAGAAATGTAATTAAAGGTGTTAATATTGATACTTTTGTACCAAGCTGGTTTGTAACTTATAATGGAATAATGGTTTCTACAGTAGTAGGTGGAGTTATGAATGAACCATTTATCTGCAAAATAGTTGTTTATTATGGAATATGCGTATTTGCTCTTATAATTCCATTTATGATTTATAGATTAGCAAAACATCCAATAAAGAATCCTATGTATCATACACAGGCTATAGTTCTTGCACCATCAAGTCTTTGTCTTGTAAGTTATATAAACTTTATTAAAGAGCCAAATATGATTTTAGCTTATGCATTATACTTTGCAGTATTATGTGCTTTAATATTTATAATATATAAAATGCCAGGATTCTTCTCATTTGAATTTAATCCAGGATTTGCAGGGTTAACATTCCCAATGGCAATAGGAATTGTTGCATCAACAAAAATGGCAGGATTATTAACAGCTCAAGGTTATGAATTCCTAGGAAATATTGCAAAACAAATTAGTGGAATTCAAATTTATATGACAACAGCAATAATAAGCTTTGTGCTTTATAATTTTGCAAGAATGCTTGTTAGAAGCTATAAAAAATAA
- the mobA gene encoding molybdenum cofactor guanylyltransferase, whose product MEICALVLAGGKSSRMNGNNKAFLKYQDKTFIENILEVLKKFNKIYISVDNIEKYNYLNYELIEDKYKEIGPIGGIYSALSEIHEEYVFVTACDMPKISERIIEILRRNLNKDDKCIVFKDENERIYPLGGIYSKECLPFIEKMIYSKNYKLTDLVKYVNGKIISLKDVGLHKEELLNINTPNEYNDLNKYI is encoded by the coding sequence ATGGAAATATGTGCATTAGTTCTTGCAGGTGGAAAAAGTTCAAGGATGAATGGAAATAATAAGGCTTTTTTAAAATATCAAGATAAGACTTTCATTGAAAATATATTAGAGGTTTTAAAAAAATTTAATAAAATTTATATTTCTGTAGATAACATAGAAAAATATAATTATTTAAATTATGAACTCATAGAAGATAAATATAAGGAAATTGGACCTATTGGAGGTATATACTCAGCATTAAGTGAGATTCATGAAGAGTATGTTTTTGTTACTGCATGTGATATGCCAAAAATATCTGAAAGAATTATAGAAATTCTAAGGAGAAATTTAAATAAAGATGATAAATGCATAGTATTTAAAGATGAAAATGAAAGGATATATCCTCTTGGAGGAATCTATTCCAAAGAATGTCTTCCTTTTATTGAAAAAATGATTTATAGTAAGAATTATAAGTTGACCGATCTTGTTAAATATGTTAACGGAAAGATAATATCTTTAAAAGATGTGGGGCTTCATAAGGAAGAATTACTAAATATCAATACTCCAAATGAGTATAATGATTTAAATAAATATATATAA
- a CDS encoding molybdopterin-binding protein, translated as MKKIETVNAVGHVLCHDITRIVKDVVKDTPFRKGHVVTKEDIPMLLSLGKEHLYIWEKKEGMLHENEAAEILFEICKNENMKGTEIKEGKIELIAECDGLFRVDVNRLDAINDLDEIMIATRHTNYAVKKGDKLAGTRVIPLIIEESKLEEAKKIANGKPLLELLPYRKMKAGVVTTGSEVYHGRIKDTFTPVIINKLKEYGIEVCWHKIVDDKNEMIIDAINEIKDSGAEMILCTGGMSVDPDDLTPGAIKKSGAEIITYGAPVLPGAMFLLGYFNDGTPIMGLPGCVMYSKATVFDLVLPRIAAGLKVTKIDISRMGHGGLCFSCKVCTYPRCEFGKGAL; from the coding sequence ATGAAAAAAATAGAAACAGTAAATGCTGTAGGGCATGTACTTTGTCATGATATAACAAGAATAGTTAAGGATGTTGTTAAAGACACTCCATTTAGAAAAGGGCATGTAGTAACAAAAGAGGATATACCAATGTTACTTTCACTAGGAAAAGAACATCTTTATATATGGGAAAAGAAAGAAGGTATGCTTCATGAAAATGAAGCAGCAGAAATTCTTTTTGAAATATGTAAAAATGAAAATATGAAAGGAACAGAAATAAAGGAAGGAAAAATTGAATTAATTGCAGAATGTGATGGTTTATTCAGAGTTGATGTTAATAGATTAGATGCGATCAATGATCTTGATGAGATTATGATAGCAACAAGACATACTAACTATGCAGTAAAAAAAGGTGATAAATTAGCTGGAACAAGAGTTATTCCACTTATTATTGAAGAATCTAAATTAGAAGAAGCAAAGAAAATAGCTAATGGTAAGCCGCTTTTAGAACTTCTTCCATATAGAAAGATGAAAGCTGGAGTTGTTACAACTGGAAGTGAAGTTTATCATGGAAGAATAAAGGATACTTTTACACCTGTAATTATAAATAAGCTTAAAGAATATGGCATTGAAGTATGTTGGCATAAAATTGTAGATGACAAAAATGAAATGATAATAGATGCCATAAATGAAATAAAAGACAGTGGAGCAGAAATGATTTTATGTACAGGAGGTATGAGTGTTGATCCAGATGATTTAACTCCTGGTGCAATTAAAAAAAGTGGAGCAGAAATAATAACGTATGGTGCACCAGTTCTTCCAGGAGCAATGTTTCTTCTTGGATATTTCAATGATGGAACACCAATTATGGGACTTCCAGGCTGTGTAATGTATTCAAAAGCAACAGTATTTGATCTTGTTCTTCCAAGAATTGCAGCAGGACTTAAGGTAACAAAAATAGACATAAGCAGAATGGGTCATGGTGGATTATGTTTTTCATGTAAAGTATGTACTTATCCAAGGTGTGAGTTTGGTAAAGGCGCATTATAA
- the glp gene encoding gephyrin-like molybdotransferase Glp: protein MKFRIELEEAVSIMEENVQEIDETEDILLEKACGRVLYEDIYAPISNPPFDRSPLDGYALIAEDTKNASRDNPVTLKVIDEVFAGGYSEKVLNHKEAIRIMTGAKLPEGCDCVIKQENTDEGMEAVKIYEELKKHDNYCFMGEDVQKNTLLMKKGELLNYIHIGILSGMGYDKIKVKRKIKAALLVTGDEVCVPGKPLKEGKIYDSNMHVFSARLRELGIEVVECEVLGDDYKVVGDKIKSVINEIDIVLTTGGVSVGKKDILHEALPYIGAEILYWKVNLKPGTPAMFSLYGGKPILSLSGNPFASLATFELLARPVLGKISGDMRINTKRVIAIMDSDFNKSSKVRRFIRGYYESGIVKLNNGKHSSGILSSMIGCNALIDIKQGTEKLKIGDKVNVILI from the coding sequence ATGAAGTTTAGAATAGAGCTTGAAGAAGCAGTTTCAATAATGGAAGAAAATGTTCAAGAAATAGATGAAACTGAAGACATACTTCTTGAAAAAGCATGTGGAAGGGTTTTATATGAGGATATATATGCACCTATAAGCAATCCTCCATTTGACCGTTCACCTTTAGATGGATATGCACTTATTGCAGAAGATACTAAAAATGCAAGCAGAGATAATCCTGTAACTCTTAAAGTAATAGATGAAGTATTTGCAGGAGGATATTCTGAAAAAGTTTTAAATCATAAAGAAGCAATCAGGATAATGACAGGTGCAAAATTGCCAGAAGGTTGTGATTGTGTAATTAAGCAGGAAAATACTGATGAAGGTATGGAGGCTGTTAAAATATATGAAGAACTTAAAAAGCATGATAATTACTGTTTTATGGGCGAAGATGTACAGAAAAATACTTTATTAATGAAAAAAGGAGAACTTTTAAATTATATACATATAGGTATTTTGTCTGGAATGGGATATGACAAGATTAAAGTTAAGAGAAAAATTAAAGCTGCACTGCTAGTAACTGGTGATGAAGTATGTGTACCTGGAAAGCCACTTAAAGAAGGAAAAATATATGATAGTAATATGCATGTATTTAGTGCTAGGCTGAGAGAACTTGGAATAGAGGTTGTTGAGTGTGAAGTTTTAGGTGATGATTATAAAGTAGTTGGAGATAAAATAAAATCTGTAATTAATGAAATTGATATAGTCTTAACAACAGGTGGTGTTTCTGTTGGAAAGAAGGATATCCTTCATGAAGCACTACCATACATAGGAGCTGAGATACTGTACTGGAAAGTTAATCTTAAGCCAGGAACACCTGCAATGTTTTCGTTATATGGTGGGAAACCTATTTTAAGTCTTTCAGGGAATCCATTTGCATCCCTTGCAACTTTTGAACTTCTTGCACGGCCTGTTTTAGGAAAGATAAGTGGAGATATGAGAATTAATACTAAAAGGGTTATTGCAATAATGGATAGTGATTTTAATAAATCCAGTAAAGTAAGAAGATTTATAAGAGGATACTATGAAAGTGGTATAGTTAAATTAAATAATGGAAAACATTCCTCGGGAATATTATCATCTATGATTGGATGTAATGCATTAATTGATATAAAACAAGGAACAGAGAAATTAAAAATTGGCGACAAAGTAAATGTGATTTTAATATAG
- the moaC gene encoding cyclic pyranopterin monophosphate synthase MoaC — protein MENKLTHFDSKGNAVMVDVSEKNITQRVAIAKGKIYVNKAVIEAIVNDTVEKGDVLGVARVAGIMGVKKTSELIPMCHPLMITKCSIDFNVNEEENYIEAVCTAKVNGKTGVEMEALTGVNVALLTIYDMCKAIDKTMEISEVHLAKKTGGKSGDFINEK, from the coding sequence ATGGAAAATAAATTAACTCATTTTGATTCAAAAGGAAATGCTGTAATGGTTGATGTATCTGAAAAGAATATAACTCAAAGAGTTGCCATTGCTAAAGGAAAGATATATGTAAATAAAGCTGTAATAGAAGCAATAGTAAATGATACTGTTGAAAAAGGAGATGTACTTGGAGTTGCAAGAGTTGCTGGAATAATGGGAGTAAAGAAAACTTCAGAATTAATTCCAATGTGTCATCCTCTTATGATAACTAAATGTAGTATAGATTTTAATGTAAATGAAGAAGAAAATTATATTGAAGCAGTATGCACAGCTAAAGTTAATGGAAAAACAGGTGTAGAAATGGAAGCATTAACAGGCGTAAATGTTGCACTTTTAACTATATATGATATGTGTAAGGCTATTGATAAAACTATGGAAATTTCAGAAGTACACTTAGCTAAGAAAACAGGTGGAAAAAGTGGAGATTTCATTAATGAAAAATAG
- the mobB gene encoding molybdopterin-guanine dinucleotide biosynthesis protein B yields MKNRKKPVLIAVSGVKNSGKTTLIQKLIPKLIEKELKVATIKHDGHDFDADVCGTDTYKHKKAGAYGTAIFSKNKFMMIKEQEDTKEEELISYFKEADVILLEGFKNSDYPKLEIIRKGNSHKSVCKKETLLAIVSDMDYNEELIKTLNLNDIDKIAEFLLEYIGECGI; encoded by the coding sequence ATGAAAAATAGGAAAAAGCCTGTTTTAATTGCAGTCAGTGGAGTTAAAAATTCTGGAAAGACTACTTTGATTCAAAAGCTTATACCAAAATTAATAGAAAAAGAATTGAAAGTTGCAACAATAAAACATGATGGACATGATTTTGATGCTGATGTCTGTGGAACTGATACATACAAGCATAAAAAAGCAGGAGCCTATGGAACTGCAATTTTTTCGAAAAATAAGTTTATGATGATTAAGGAGCAGGAAGATACGAAGGAAGAAGAATTGATATCATACTTTAAAGAAGCTGATGTGATACTTTTAGAAGGATTTAAGAATTCAGATTATCCTAAATTAGAAATAATAAGAAAAGGAAATTCACATAAAAGTGTATGTAAGAAAGAAACACTTTTAGCAATAGTAAGTGATATGGATTATAATGAAGAGTTAATTAAAACACTTAATTTGAATGATATAGATAAAATTGCAGAATTCCTGCTAGAATATATAGGAGAGTGCGGTATATGA